In Mugil cephalus isolate CIBA_MC_2020 chromosome 19, CIBA_Mcephalus_1.1, whole genome shotgun sequence, the genomic stretch GAGACAAATCTTTTGTAGACGTGtcactttaaaaaaaggaaaggactTTCTTGTATTTTCACGATGGTTTTCGTATATTTCTGTGAGTCAATTGGGTCCAGACTGCATCTTCTACTAAAATTGATTGTGAAATGTTGTAAAgacagtttagtttagttcccagagggtttttttttctttctttctttcttttttttttgtcagaaatcCTGAAACGTTGATCCTCATAACATGTGCAGGCCAGCAAGGCTTTTGTGATAATAATCCCCCACCAAATTTTAATGGCTGTAGCAAGCCAATCCAGAACACTTCAGTCCTTCTTTTCGTTTGTGACAAAAGCATGTACGCAGAGCATTGTACAATATCCAGTCTACTCAGAAATAGAACGAGTCaattcaatgttattattaGTGCCGTCAGGAACAATCCAGATCGTgtaaagatgctttacagacGCCGGAGCCTGAAACCCTCTGGGCAACAACTAGGAGGAAActcccctttaacaggaaggaaCTTTTAGCAGAAATCAGGTAATATTGAGGaacatgtttgctttaaaagCGGGAGGAGGGACAGAAGAGAGCAGCAAAAGGGCGCAGATTAATTCATATATGCATCTGCGTAAAGAATACATGCAGCATATTCACATGATGCAAACAAAAGTACATGATACAAGGTGATGCATAAAACAATGAATAGAGAACGCATTCAATGTATTAGTTGTGGTAAAGTTACTGTCAAGAGAGTAATGCTCAGAAGGCTGTGCATGTACTGAGTACCAAAAGCAGATTGGAGAAGTATACTTCATCGCTATGTAGGAATAGATAACTGCAAGCAAGCTATTAGATTGTTACCACACTGGAGTGTGCAGTCATCACTGTGTCTGGCTTTAATTCACGATCGTTTTTAACTCCACGCCCATGAGCctgtgcagagacacacacacgcataaacgCACGTTTTCCCAACACAACTCTAACCGGTAAAAGGAAATAGGTCCAAAAGGTGTGGACCAGGAAGAGTTGCACAGACATTTTCATGTGCACTGCTACTCGCCAAGCCTTTGATTCGGTGGAATTCTAAATATTTGTTcatgtgaaaaataataatggagaAAGAATTGAGCCATGCTGTGCAATAGTCCTCGTAGGGTGAACGTACTGTATTTGGAGTCAGTTCTTTAGCTCCAAAACATACACCCAAAGCTGAACTTCTTGGCCTCTCATGATGCATTACATTACTTCAAACTGTTTCAGAGCTTCTTGGGAACAAGGATTAATAAGTTGCTGATTTAAGTGGCAGGGACATGAACATGAATGGTACCCAGACAGACAATGAACCAATCCCTACCCCAATCTCATGAGCGCAGTTGGTCTAGAAAGCTGGAGCACATGATGTCTCGGTTTGGTTCTGATCTTTGggtcattttgtcctttttttcacATATATTCTCTGCAAAATTTGTCCCTCCCTGCTAGTTTGTCTAATCTTACTGCGTCACATGCTCTGATCACACgctcttttgttctgtctgtttctttgtgctCTCTCCATCGTACGAGCAGTGGGAGCTGAGCTTTTCAACCAGCTTGTTGCATTCTTCACATGTTTCCTCATTGAGCCTACACCCTTCATTCTTATGTCTTTGTACTGATGTGCTTACCGTTAGTTATCAGCTCTACCATCTATGTTTTTATCTCACAATGCTCCACCAGCTAAGATTAGTGATATAGACGTGCACTTGTGCAGCTCTGTGTGTATAAAACCCATCAGTGCTAAGCTTAGTTTTTGGTATTCTTAACACACATGCACTGGTTTCCTTACGTTAGGTGCCAGTGATGACGCAGTGAGTTGTGCAGTGATGTTGGAAGTCCTCCATTCTCTAGCCAACCAGTCCACTCCTCTTCACCACGGAGTTATCTTCCTTTTTAATGGGGCAGAGGAAAACATACTGCAGGTAGGAAGGAAGTAAGCTGTGTGTGCGTTAGACAGGCTTGACCacagcaagttttttttgtttcattctcaCGTTGTCTTCTCGTCTCTctattttctctccatcaggCCAGTCACGGTTTTATTACGCAGCATCCCTGGGCCAAACAGGTGCGGGCCTTTATTAACTTGGAGGCCGCAGGTGTCGGGGGCAAGGAGGTCGTCTTCCAGACAGGTGCGGTGCTGCTCACGTTTGATTAAGTGTCCTGCTTTGTTGGCATGCTATACTTACACATGctctttttttgtaactttgcAAGAACTGCAGGGCAGTATTTCCCTATTTCTGTGGTGAACTTGAGACATTATCACTGTCCGCGGTCACCGTAAGGGTTTGTAGTGTGCAACTACAGTGTCTGCCTCTGTGCCCTCGTTACCAAACTATCAGGAAGTAGTTACGGCAGCGGAGGCGAGGGATACAAACCCACCGATAATATATCTTTGCTTACGCTGTTTCTGCTTTCTTAAAGGTCCAGAGAACCCGTGGCTGGTCCAGGCATATGTTCATGCAGCCAAACACCCCTTTGCATCTGTGGTCGGCCAGGAGGTCTTTCAGAGTGGCATCATCCCATCTGACACTGACTTCCGCATATATAGGGACTTTGGTAACATCCCAGGTAAAAACAGTTCTTCAAGCACAAGAATTATTAATGGATTATTGAGCTTTTCTGTAATCCATCTATCAGTTTTCATACACTTTTCCATAGTCGCAGTAGCAACAGGGTAATTGCGGTATCCCGAACCAGACGAGAGCCCTCTTTCTAGAAACTTTTTCTAATTCATTATGAAGTATCCTAAGGCATTTCCGAGCCAGATGCGATATTTAATTCGCCCACTGAATTCTGGGTCAAACCCAGGGTCTCCTCCCAGCTGACCATGTCTGGTAAGACATGTCTACAATGGTGGGAAAGAGTTTTCGGACCCatgcattttgcattaaaaatcactcttaggtcttcaagttcaatttcttttagtacagtcacagacaaaatattaagcaaatcctaaaacagccattaaatctgaaaattgattggttccataaaaatacacgAGAAATTTTGAGTGTTGAGTCATTTCGGTTCCGgcgatccactaatgaaggccatgCTTTTTatcaaaagacacatttttctgctgctgtgcttcctgtctatataaagccaggacatttgaaagttctttcgagacaaaaatggctgaaacaaggaacctaatgcAGAAAGGGTAcagatgtttcaacaagataatgccccgtgccacacatccagggccggtagaacttggctgcaggagcacagtatccaggtcttagagtggccagttcaatccctggacatgaaCCCAgctgaaaatctgtggtggattatcaaaaggtgtgtttcaaagcgcaaaccaaagaatttagaaaaattaaaagtagtaatttaagaagaatgggacaagatcaCCCCTCAACAGTGTGTAAAGTATTAAGGGTAAACTAAAgccttttttccaccactgtatttGCTAAATTCAAGTGCACTGTGACCAGGAGGCATCCCCACAGGCCCAAACCACCTCCTCAGATGGCCCCTTTACACATAAAGTAACAGCATCTGTGCTCCTAGCTactccagatgttttttttttttttttttaaggctgaaCCCTGTCAcctttttggaaaaaaactcTTTGAAAACACTTGTATCCATCATCAATTTATCTCTGTTCACAACCACAGGTGAGCGTTGTGGCATCGACAGTCTGTTAAACTGAAATCTTTGGCTCTTATGGCTCAGTTCGCTTTTCATGACAACAATCTGGTACTCGGTCTACACTACTTAGATATAGACATAGATAgatatacaaaacaaacatttactacatatttgatgtttaattgtgttctgtgtctgtctgtatttttcCTTCCAGGCATTGATCTGGCGTTCATTGAAAACGGTTTCATCTACCACACCAAATATGACACGGCTGACAGGATCCTGACAGACTCGATACAGAGAGCCGGTACACAGCCAACTGCACTCGCATACATTTACGCTTACATGTGTCACATAGAATAGTGATTGTAAACCACAGTTGATAAACCACAGCACCATTCTTCTGTCGCAGACAAAAATAgtacatttgtgttttatccTCCTGCCCGGTCAGCAGTCCCCTGGCCTTATTAGTTCCTCTAGAAATGCGCACATGCACAGTAGTCACATACTGTTGACCTCATTTACCTCCAGCGTCTGTGTTGATGAATATATTTTGCTTTACTTAGCAAAGAATCCGGTCAGTCAGCACTAAAATCCAGAGACAGTTGGCatctttcctctctccctcagcAGCTACTGGACATCTCGATTCTCTTCTTCTGTGCGCAGCAACTCGCCATAAAAGGCATGAATTAttagagagagaaagtgagatTTCAGAGGGAGGTAGAAGGTATTTTTAgtctgtgaagaagaagaaggcaacACAGTTTTGTAAGGTGGAGAGTAAGAGacagcacagaagaagaagatgctctagtagctgttttttttttggtggtgaaCACAGCACTTTTTTTGTCCTACTCCTGACAATGTGGACAAAGTGGAGCAAGCTGCGAGACTTTGTCCAAGTAGCAAAAGTAGCAATGCTTGAATGTAGCCCATCTcaaaaaacagaatagaatCCATATGAAAACTATTACATATAACTTCTTTAAACCCATCTTATAACTCTTAGCAGGTTTGCCTGTGTCAATATGAAATTCAGAAAGGGAAACTGTGGTAAAATCACAAGCAGTGAACCTTACAGGAACAAGTACACTCTCGTGTTTACACTTTCTGGCCACAGTGAGCCTACCAGGCGGAAGAACAATGGAGCTTTGTCTGGCCCGTTcattttgggtgtgtgtgtgtgtgcgccgtcAACTGTGCAGACATAGAGGCGTACAGTAATACAGAGAGCTGCACAGATAAAAGAAACTTGCAGCAGCGCGCACAATCACATCTTACTTAGCCTTCACATAACCAGATTTCTGATCTGTATTCAATTCCATGATTGGAAAGTCCTCAGTGACCCCTAAACTGTTGCGTAACCGCGAGTTGCAATAAATTAGACGCGTTGTCACACACCAGTACGCCACCGTACTCTCTTGCGCCCACTACTGTTTGTAATGTGAATCACACCACTTGTTTCTGCCGCTCACACAGTTCATCCTGCTCATGCGTACGCCCTTACGCGCCCTGTATAGTTTATATATGTGAGACCATTGGTATGAGAAGAACAGTTAATTTAATGGGTGCcagtatttttttgtctgtgtgggagAGTTTCGTAATTGTAGCAGATCAGGAGGCTGATGATTGCGAGAGAAAGTACATCCGTAATCctcatgcattcatttaatccgaaatttaatctaatttaatccgacatttaatttaatttggaaATTAAAGAATTAATAGAGATTGCATGGCCCTTTTTGCTCATATGATAGTGAAGTCATTGCTTTCATATTCAGTCACACAGACTGTTTACTTCCTCTGATTGTGGGTTTACagatataacaaataaaaactttttgtcTACCAGCTAGTCAGGGCTAGAATAAGCGTCCGTTTAACATTTCAGCGTTGAATCCCTTTTGAGTTCACTCTCACTTCTTATTTATAGGTGACAACATCCTGGGAGTGCTGAAGTACCTGGCAATGTCAGAGAAGCTGGCCGATTCCTCGGAGTATCGTCACGGCAACATGGTGTTTTTTGACCTGTTGGGGGTCGTTGTAGTGGCTTACCCAGCCCGTGTTGGCACCATCCTCAACTACATGGTGGCCACAGCCACCTTCCTCTATCTGGCCAAGAAAGCTTCCCTGCCCGGCAACAGGGGTAGGTCCCTGCACTGGATATATGTTGTGCGCCATTGTCGTAAATGTAATAAGGTTTAAGACTGTTCATTTTAATCCTCCGGAGGCAACACAGGTGAAAAGTTATAGTGTCTCTCTTAAAGGTGGGCGCTATGTTCGAGAACTGGCCGGCGCCACCTGCGTAGCGCTGCTGAGCTGGTTAATCACCCTCCTGTCGGTGCTGATCGTAGCTCTGCTCGTCACCCTGCTGGGCCGCTCCATGTTTTGGTACAACCATTTCTACGCCTGCATCTGCCTGTACGGAGCCGCGGCCACCGGCAAGATGATCCTCGTCCACACGCTGGCCAAGAACTTGTACTACGGGGTGAGTAATGGGAGTCTTTGATGTGTGAAGTGGTCCGTGAATGTATGGTCACTTTCAAAGGTGCAGCTTCTCTCTGCAGTTGAGTTGAAATACGTGTTCAGTGTGTCGAACGTGAAACTACATTTCTGTCTGGAACAAAACATCTTTTCTCTGGCTTAGTTTTATATCAGCATGATTaaattatttcttgttttaattacttttttatagTTTGAGGTTAAGAGCCTCATGACTCACATTTGTTGAGGACTACAATAAGTACTAAGCACTACAGAAAGTAGAAAGACAAACTCCTGATCTTCTACAGCGATTACAGAAAAGGAAGCTCTTCGTGTTTGTCTCGATATGAGTGATTAAAAGATTTGTCAGAGAGGCAGTCATCCGTCAATCACATGTGCACACGGGTTTTCCTCATTACTGAGAACCAGCTGACTCCACTCACTGCTTAAGATCCTTGTTGCAGACGTGAACGTCTTGTGGTTTTCCATTTTCGCATGTGTGAATAAAAGCAAAACTCCTCTGAAAAAATTTAGGAACAGATGTTTACAGTTCCCTGGACGTATTGTGCGTTCGACATTTAGTAAATGTAAGTCTCAGTCTGAGGTTTTAACAGACagttgattttcatttgaagCTGCAGTTTACCACAATATGAACTGTAGCTTACCGTGGCCATTTTCCAGAAAGGGCACAGGCTAACCTTTGTCCCAGATTACATAACgcttaaatgaaacaaaatctcTATTGAAAGCTCAGAATGTATCTTTGGCCTTATTGTGAATGGTACTTTCATGGTTTGATCGAGTGAACACAAATCATAAGTCCCGgaggaagagaaataaatatagaaatagaattatcttctttctttttagtgctaaaaaaaaggtaacgcaccagaataaaaagaatagaTGCTTTattgctgcttcttcttcttgtttttttctactctACTACAGAGACAGATTAGTGGTTATTCTGTTTacactttattaaaatatataacaagATGCCACCACACACAGATCACAAATGACGTTTAATGAGTCCACATAGATCCATGATTTTCTATTTGACATTTGAGTTAATGCATTAACTGTTTGTTCTATATTCAGATGTTAtaaattgtcaaaataaaaaaatattcaaaacgaTTAAACATGAATccataaatgaaacagaatgcGGACTGTGGTAATtaagatgatttttattttgtcatttgacTCCTCATCTGTCAAAGACGGCAACACACAGCACAGTACACAGCAAAGTCCGCTCATGCATATTTCACATAATGTTGCGTGTTTTCCACACAGGGAGTCCGTCTGGTGGAGCTGGGGGATCTCTACTTCGACGTGAgcttgctgctgtggtgctgcaGCCTGGTGTGGCTGACCCATCAGGGCCTGTGTTCGGCCTACGTACCCATGCTGATGGTAGCTTTCCCCCTGGCCACCAGACTGCTGCTGGCCAAAGAATTTAAACACAGAGGTAAGCACTTCAACCTTAACCACCTCAACCATCATTCTCTATATGCAGTATGGAAATACTACAATCTGGgtcataaaaagttaaaagaaaggacttGTTTTTATGCATGTGGGGTGATTATTAACAGATTCTGGTATAGCCACAGTTAGGTgactcttgaaaaaaaaaaactcttgaaaaGCTATTGCTAGCTCCTATTAGCATCAGACGAGGCTTCTGAAAATTGCTTACGAGGACATGCAAAAGCCCTGCAGTTCTTAACACTTTTGCCTCAACTAATTTTCCCTCCAGGAGCATCTTTGAAGTACAGCGTGCTCTACCTGTTGGGCCTGGCGTTACCATACGTCCACTTCATGTTCCTCATCTGGGTGGTGTTTGAGATTTTCACACCCATCATGGGCCGCAGCGGTACAGAGATCCCCCCGGAGGTGGTGCTGGCCTCCTTGGTCACCCTGGCAaccatcttcctctcctctttttttgtgagtgttgCCACATTACGCGCAACAGTGAATAACAAATGTGCACTCTACATTGCAATGTTTTTGAATTAGAAAGTGTGGGCggcaacaaaaaatataaatgactaaAGAACTGAGCTAGAATTTAAGGTTGTGGAAGCAACATGTATTTCATGGATTGTTGGTGGATATTTGAccaaatacttttttatttgatacgttAAATACTTTGTTGTAATTTGACTTCATTGCATCTGGGTCTGTCTtagctgcatttcatttacCTGGTACGGAGCAGTAAGTGGATCCTGACCGGCCTTGGCTCAGTCTTCATCATCATGTTCCTGTTGGTGTCCTCCG encodes the following:
- the LOC124997129 gene encoding endoplasmic reticulum metallopeptidase 1, with protein sequence MESDTTVRRIKSFGTQHYAAQNNDRPQGQCGDNGYNGDPKRKPEVSLYLLREGLAASLVSVFILVLWGLVHLSLQQLVIGKPTGEFNAVRARQHLERITSVGPRPVGSQENEVLTVGYLLEQIENIRLQTAAGPHQLTVDVQRPTGSFSIDFLGGFTSYYDHVTNIAVRVEPKGGAQHLMLANCHFDTVANSPGASDDAVSCAVMLEVLHSLANQSTPLHHGVIFLFNGAEENILQASHGFITQHPWAKQVRAFINLEAAGVGGKEVVFQTGPENPWLVQAYVHAAKHPFASVVGQEVFQSGIIPSDTDFRIYRDFGNIPGIDLAFIENGFIYHTKYDTADRILTDSIQRAGDNILGVLKYLAMSEKLADSSEYRHGNMVFFDLLGVVVVAYPARVGTILNYMVATATFLYLAKKASLPGNRGGRYVRELAGATCVALLSWLITLLSVLIVALLVTLLGRSMFWYNHFYACICLYGAAATGKMILVHTLAKNLYYGGVRLVELGDLYFDVSLLLWCCSLVWLTHQGLCSAYVPMLMVAFPLATRLLLAKEFKHRGASLKYSVLYLLGLALPYVHFMFLIWVVFEIFTPIMGRSGTEIPPEVVLASLVTLATIFLSSFFLHFIYLVRSSKWILTGLGSVFIIMFLLVSSGLFFPYSGSQDSPRPKRVFLQHTTRTFHNLQGQVESRDSGLWINSFDFTGIQHVTPHIPEINDSVRTHCQEDRPFCGYPWFLPVKFLSKKNWYLPASEVSPSSPVEFSLLSKEETSWGTVKMTFSVKGPSHISLYLMPHKGASLSTWSFGDGTPQFDLSGEYFVFYSHGLNAPTWTFWFEIQPPRDPDPSGPEGMISVAISAHYFFGEDQRTAQLEEILRRFPTWAFPSSWVSTYDMYRY